DNA from Papio anubis isolate 15944 chromosome 1, Panubis1.0, whole genome shotgun sequence:
agcagcctGAGCTAAGGCAGGAACCAcgtaaatatttcatgtaataattattattttagagataagatcttactctgttgcgcaggctggagtgcagtgctgtgatcatagctcactgcagcctccaacttctgggctcaaacaatcctcccatctcagcctcctgagtaggtagtaCTACAGGTACATgacaccacacccacctaattaaaaatttttctgttgagacagggtctccttatgttgcccaggtgggtcttgaactcctggactcctgcctcagcctcccaaagtgctgggattacaggcatgagccaccgtgcccagcttcaTGGCAATTATTCATAGGAAAACAGaattagggccaggtgcagtggctcacacctgtaattccaacactttgggagaccaagaagggaggattgcttgagcccagaagtttgaaaccagcctaagtaacaaagtgagacccccatctctagaaaaaagtaaaaaaattagctgagcatggtggtgtgcacctatggtcccagcttctcaggaggctgaagcaggaggatcccttgagcccaggaggtcaaggctgcagtgaactgtgttcacaccactgcactccagcccgaatggaaagtgagaccctgtctcaaacaaaaataaaaacgaatccagaaatagataaaaatgaaaagtattccttaaaactgaaaatcaattaatgaacCTAACTGTATATTAGGTTGGTGACATAACTACACACACAAAAGTATTATTTCAAACGTGTTTAAGACACAGTAATTTGAACTAATACATAACAAATAGGTTATAGTTGAATATCCTGAGGACAAAAAGAACCAcaagagtggctcatgcctgtaattccagcactttgggaggccgagggaggtggatcacaaggtcaagagtttgagaccagcctgaccaacatcgtgaaaccccatctctactaaaaatacaaaaattagctgggcatggtggtgggcacctgtattcccagctacttggaaggctgaagcagaattgctcgaacccaggaggcggaggttgcagtgagccaagatagcgccactgcactcccgtctgggtgacagagcaagactccatctcaaaaaaaaaaaaaaccacacaggaAACTCCCAACAGCATTCAGTGGTTTTTTACTATTAGTTGTGATATGGGCATTATAACTTTGAAACACCTAGCATGCAGATTTTGGTCTCTAAATACCATTTGCCACTAAAAGGAACCAGCGTTCCATGGCAAATAGCCAATTCTAGATTTGGAGCAAAAAAGAATGTACAAAGTGATCCTGGAGTATCTTATATcaagaaaattatcaaaactaCTAGggtcgccaggtgtggtggctcatgcctgtaatcccagcactttgggaggccaaggtgggtggatcacctgaggttgataattcaagaccagccagacccacatggagaaaccccatctctactaaaaatacaaaattagctgggcttggtagcacatgcctataatcccagctacttgggaaggctgaggcaggagaatcgcttgaacctgggaggcagaggttgcgatgagctgagatcgcaccattgcactccaccctgggcaacagagcaaaactctgtctcaaaaacaaaaacaaaaaacaacaacaacaacaacaaaaactactgGGGTcggccggtcacggtggctcatgcctgtaaccccagctctttggaagTCGGAGGTggcagacagcttgagcccaggagtttgagatcagcctggccaacatgacgaaacctgcCCCAAGGACCTTATTTAGATGCTGAGAAAAACAAGTTAATTTCAcaaatgtatttttgagacaataGGAGAAATCTGAACACGGACTGGGTATTGGGTAATATGAACaaattgttattaattttattagatGTGATGACTTCTGGCTACGTGGGGAAAAAGAGACacacgggccgggcgcggtggctcaagcctgtaatcccagcactttgggaggccgagacgggcggatcacgaggtcaggagatcgagaccatcctggctaacacagtgaaaccccgtctctactaaaaatacaaaaacttagccgggcgaggtggcgggcgcctgtagtcccagctactcgggaggctgaggcaggagaatggcgtaaacccgggaggcggagcttgcagtgagctgagatccggccactgcactccagcctgggtgacagagcgagactccgtctcaaaaaaaaaaaaaaaaaaaaagagacacacgTTGAAGTGTTTACCCACGAAATTTTACGTTGGGTCAAGGATTTAAAATACTCcactgaaaatttaaaagaccACACAGATAGAGGAAATaagatttatctttatattatacaatctacagttttacattttccattaaaaccttattttattttgtttgttttaaaattgaaaggCGCAAGACAGAACAGCTCATCCCAAGGTAGccaaaggaaggaaatcattTGAAAGACTCTCCTCCTGCAGCCCCGCCTCTGCCCCAGCGCCCCCAGCCCTTCACCCCTCCACGTCCTCACCTGCCGCCGTGGACTCTGCAGGACTGAGGTCGGAAGGAGGCGGGCAGAGCGGCCTGGTCATCTTCGAAGGAGAAGTGGTCGCCCAGAAAGTCGGGGCGGGAGAAAAGCTGAATCTGGAGGCAGAGAGGGGAGATGAGGGGAAGAAGGGCGATGGAGTAGGGCCGAGaacagtggggaggggagaggtttGAAacgaggggagagaagggagccCAAAGACTCCCTGTGGAGTCCCCGCCTTACCTTTGAGACGAAGTGCAGATCGTGCTCCCCGACCTGAAGGGAGGGGCGGAATTGAGAATTAGGGAGAGTGCCGGCCCCCTGCCTCCGCTCCTCTAGGTTTCAGTACTGCCCACCCCGCGGCCGCACCCTCGGCCCCGCCACCTCCCAAGGCCCCGCCCCGAGCGCCCAGGCAGGTCCTCCAGCCCGCTACCTCTGCGTGGGGGCGGGGCGCACCCGAACTCCAGGTCCCGCCACCGGGGAGGCCCCGCCCCCCCGCGGCCGGCACGCACCTGTAGGACCGGCTGTAGCGAAGCGAGGGCGCTGTTGCCCGCGCCCCAGTCCTCGCAGTTACGGTACACGCCCTTCTCCAGCACGTACTGTTCTCCGGAGAAGCCCACCTCCTGGTAGGCCACCCACCTGCAGGAAGGACGGGGCGCGGGTCAGCTGGGACAGAGCCTGCACCTCTCCTGGAACCGCCCCCGGCTCACCCGGGCCCAACCCGCTCCCGGAGCCCGGGTCACTTACACGCCGCTGAGCACGTGGATGGCCTGTGTGCTGGGGCCGTGTTGCACCAGCTCCACATCCGGCAATGCCTTGCTCACCTCCACGCCATGTCCCTCGAAGTCCATGGCCTCAAATAGCACGACGGCCGGGTCCCCAAAGTCCTGGGTTCCCAGGGACAGTCAGGTCTTTCCCGCCCACAAACCGAAACCCCTGGGAGTGCCCAGACCCGAGGGTCACAGCCCACCCGGGGAATTAGGGGTGAGGCTGACAGTACGGCCTGGAGAAGAGCAGCAGAGGGAAGAGAGGCTAGACCTCTGGGAACACTTCCAGGGAGAACACGGAGAGGGGGTACAAATTCTTCCCTCCACAAATTGTACTGGGGGAGGGCTGCCTGGGGCCAGGTGGGCCAATTGCCTTTGCTTACCGTCCGGATGACCCGGAGGGAGGTCAGCAACTCGTCATAGCCTCCCCAGTGTGACCAGTCTGGGTATTCCCCCTCCTCCAGCAGATACTGGTGGCCCCGAAAGCCCTCCTTCTCGTAGCCCACCCAGCTGGGAAAAGCAGAAGGACGGACAGGCAGGTTCAATCATAGGAGGCCCATGGATGAATGAGATAGCTGTCCCCACCCCTATGCAGCCCAGGTCACTCCCCACTCCCAAGGGTACAGGCCAGTGGAGGCGATGAAATGGAAGGAAGGGTCCTGAGTTCTCACCAGCCCCCGAGAACTCTCAGGGACCCCACAGAGGCCAGGTGGGGGCTCTGGCTGTCCTCTGGCTGCTGAAGGTTGTAGATGTCTTGGCTCACTTCCCAGCTGCGGCCCTGAAAGCCGGGGGCCTCATACACCACAGCCTGGGGGAAAACGGGTGTCAGGATGGCAGGGAGTCATCTGGACCCAAACACACTCAGCCAGCTCAGGAATGGCTCTGCCCAGCATCGGGCCAATGTGGCACCCCCCAGTCCTCCCACCTTCTCACTGAACTCCATCCCCTTACCCGATTCCTGTCTCTACTCTGACCTCTGACCTTCTTACACATCAAAAGCAAGTTCCCAGTGAGCCCATCAGGTCCCGTCTCCCTAGACCCAGCTTCTGGCCCCCAGTGCCCTCCTCTCTGGATTTCCTGTCCAGACCATGATAACCAGACACCTGCACCCCACCACCAAAGGCCCTCTTTGGCTCTTAAGCCCAGACTCTTACCCTCGGCTCCCCTGGCTTCTCCACATTTGGGCAGCCCTGCAGAGGAGACAGAGCTGAGACACCAGCCCAGAGATGGGAAAGACAGATGGGGCTGGGGATCTAGGATTTTCTTGATCCTGAGAACCCCAACCCCATGtcttccctcttcccccacctcTTAGGTTaatcctccctctccttccactCCCATTCCCAATAGCAGCTCCCAGGAAGCAGTCTCCAAGGGGTGCTGTTTTAACTTCATCCCCCGTCCCTTCCCACCGACTGCAGGACCATGTTACTTGGGACAAGGGGCAGAGCCTAGACCTCCTGGCCTGTGGGTGTGCCCTGTTCTTTACCAATCTCATGGGCTTCAGGGAGCCCACGCTGGGGTCCGATGTGCCCCAGGCCTCTGAGGTGGGGTACTCTCCAGGTTCCAGGATGTAGGGAGTGTCTTCAAATAATGGTTTGGGATACAGTAGCCACCTGGGGGAAGGCAGAGAGGCTGCTGCACCCCAGACTTCAAGGGACACAGATTGGCAGGTGGGAGGGAAGGTTTAGAGGGGAAAAGGAGGTTTTCTGGGGAGGTTCCCATCAGTCTCGTATAATCTCTTGCAGTAGCCACATTGGTCTCCCTTCCTCTGACTTTGCCTTCTCTAATTTCACACAACAGCTGGAGCATTTTTCTCTAGCATGCATGGAAAACTGCTTCAGCAACCCCAGTAGTTCCCTGTTAGCCTCACAATAAAACCCAGCTATGCAAAGAGGCTCTGCAATCtggcctcctccttctccctgggACTCAATTCTTCCCACTTGTTGCTCACACCGGCTAGACTGAAAATTTGAAGCTTAAccctctcctctctgggcctttgcatgtgctatTCCCTCTGCCAGATACACTCTTTTCCCCATTCATTCGGTTGACAAATATTTAGAagcatctgctgtgtgccagacCCTGCTACAGGCATCAGGAATAGAGCAGTGAACAAACATAcaaaatctctgccctcatggagcttagatTCTTGGCCAACTCATCCCGATATGGtgtctcctcctccaggaaggttTCTCTGACTTCCACACTCTGCCTCTCATGGTATGGTGTTTTTCTGTGCTCCCTCACCCCAAAAATCTGAATTGCTATTGTCTGCTTACTTGCCTGACCCCGCCAGTGGACTGAGCACTCCTGAAGGCAAGAACTGGGTTCTGTTacctctgtgtccccagcacccagcacagtgaaTGTCAAATGAAGAGATTCTAGAATAGACCAGACTCACAGTCCTGCAGAGACAGTGGCAGATGCCACCTGCAGGGGCTTCTCCAGACCCTGGGAATTCTTCAAGGCCTCTCTTAGCTTCACTTGCGCCCCCTTGAGGCCCTCCTCAGAGAAGAGGCTGATTTCCGGGGTCCTGTAGTCCTATGGAAGGAGGGgggaaattaaatatatataaacagctgcgtgtggtggttcacgcctgtaatcccagcactttgggaggccgaggtgggcggatcacctgaggtcagcagtttgagaccagctgaccaacaaggagaaacccagtctctactaaaaataaaaaattagctgggcgtggtggtacatgcctgaaatcccagctactcgggagcctgaggcaggagaatcgcttgaacctcggaggcagaggttgcggtaagccaagatcaagccattgcactctagcctgggcaacaagagtgaaactctgtctcaaaaagaaaagatatataaacaGCCCCCTTGGACAACACCCCGCCTCCCCAAGTCCATTTAGCCAGGGCTCCAAATAGCTTCTGGGAAAACCTTTGTGGCCATTCCCCCAGAGACCAGGAAAGTGACTAGGGTGGTCTTTGCAAGGTCAACCAGCCAAGCCTGAGACCAAAGCCCATGCGGGTCCCTTGCTGAACCTTTGGGACCTGGGACTAAAGTTCCTGGGAGACCCTGCAAAGTGCCAGGCCCATAGCCTTACCTCTGGGTAGCCTGACTTCCAGCCTGGTGGGAGGATGGGCAAGATGGACAGTCACTTCCTGAGTTCCAGCTTTGACCCCTCCTTTAGGTACGATTCCTGCCTCTGCCCAGACTGGCTTTGCCTGCACCTCATCCCAGGAAGCAGCAGATCCTCTTTGTATTCTGAGTGTTTCTTCCCCACCAGGACCattttcattcactcactcattcatcaaATATGTACGAAGCATCTACTGcatgcaaggcactgtgctaaggtCATGTCCTTCcctatctcatttagtcctcccAGTGGGTGTTATTCATCCAGTCACAGGTAAGGAAAGTGAGGCTTGGAAATGTTAAGcaatctgcccaaggtcacacagcttgtaagtagCAGAGCAGTATAGTTTTTGTTCACTGTTGCAACCTAGCACCTCCCATGTGCTTGGCACACAACAGGCGCCCAATCAATGCTGAATGAATCAAAGGAATCCAGAAACATCTGACTTCAAagcctttgcttttctcttgtagTCGTTACCTCCCACATGAAGTTAAATTTATTGTCAGAAGTTCACAATTAATTGTCTGTAAACATTTGCGTGTTTCTGGagaggctttgtttcttttttgagacggagtttcgctcttgttgcccaggctagagtgcagtggcgtgatctaggctcaccgaaacctctgcctcctgggttcaagcgattctcctgcctcagcctcccaagtagctgggattacaggtgcccgccaccacgccaggctaattttttgtattttctttagtaaagacagggtttcatcatgttggccaggctggtcttgaattcctgatctcaggtgacccacctgcctcagcctcccaaagtgttgggattacaggcatgagccaccacgcccagcctctggaGAGGCTTTGAAAACTGTCCCCTCCTCCTGGGCCACTGTCCTAGTTAAGGCTAATGAGCTCTCATCATCTCCTACCAGGAAGATTGCAACAGCTCTGGAATcagttattcattctttcattagaaacaaaaatcaggccgggcgcagtggctcacacctgtaatcccagcactttgggaggctgagatgggcagatcacgaggtcaagagatcgagaccatcctggctaacacggtgaaaccccatctctactaaaaatacaaaaaaatttagccgggcatggtggcaggtgcctgtggtcccagctactcaggaggctgaggcaggagaatcgcgtgaacccgggaggtggagcttgcagcgagccgagatcatgacactgcgctccagcctgggtgacaaaatgagactctgtctcaaaaaataaaaataaaaaaaagaaagaaacaaaaatcaaacaaaccaaaagaacCAAAATGCCTGATAGACACTGCTTTTAGAGTCATTGCTCTTCCTTCTGGTGTCAAGCTTAATTTTGGTAGTTTATTACTATGCTGTGAAAACAATATTGTTGTTTTCACTTTACAaacatgaaattattattattaattattattgttattttgagacagagtttcactcttgttgcctacgctggagtgcaatggcacgatctcagctcaccacaacctccgcttcctgagttcaagcaattctccagcctcagcctcccgagtagctggaattacaggcacctgccaccacacctggctaatttttgtatttttggtagagacgaggtttcaccatgttggccaggctggtcttgaactcctgacctcaagtaatcccccaacttggcctcccaaagtgctgggattataggcgtgagccaccgtgcctggtctttgAAATTataatgttaactttttaaaccACAGAGCCCTTCCTCAAAAATCAGAGGTGCCCCTTGGCTGGAAAGCACAGCCCATCCTGGTCTCCCTCCCTCCAGGATCCCTCTTTTCTCCACCTGGCAGCCAGCCAGTGGGATGTTTATAAATCCCTAGTCTGGTTATATGGCGTCCCTGCTCCAAACCCAATCCTCATAGCCTAGCTTGACTGTAAGTCCTGCAGGGCAGAGAGGGGATCTCCCCGCACTGCCCATTGCCTGGcactggtgcctggcacatattagaCATGAGTGAGGATCTGTGAGCAAATGAATGAGCAAACATGCCTGGCACCTCAGGTCTGACTGGGGGCCTGCAAGCTGGCCCCTGGGGGGCAGGTAACCCGAACATCCCCTCCCACCTCGTCTCTGCTGCTCTCTCCCCTTCCTGCTTGAGCATGCACTCAAACTTCCCAAGGCTGCTTTCCCAAGCTGAGCTTGGCCTCTGCCTGGGCTCTGATTCCTCAAGCCAGGCTGCCCATTTCCCAGAATCTCTTTCTTCCCCAGTCAGCTCCATGGTCAGGAATCTACAGAGCAGTCCATATGAAGCCCCTCTGCTCGCTACCCCCATAAGATCTCTCCCAGGAATttcttttgaaacggagtctcactctgtcacccagattggagtgcagtggtgcaatctaggctcactgcagcctccgcctcccgggttcaagtaattctcctgttcAAGtaagcctcccgagaagctgggattactccgctaatttttgtatttttagtagacacagggtttcaccatgttggccaggctggtctccaactcctgtcctcagccgatccacctgccttggcttcccaaagtgctggcattacaggcgtgagtcactgctcccggcCTCAGGGATTTCAACTCTAGGCACCGCGAGGCCGTCTCCCACCTGCGACTCACTCACCCAGACAACTCTCCTTAGGGAGCCGATGCCTTGGGGACTCCACTTTGTCTCTGGGGTTCTGAGTTCCATGTCTCCTTCAGGCAGGACCAGCTTCTGACCCCGGAACTCTGGCTCTTCGTATAGCACCCAGCTGTGGGCACAGAGATTCCAGGGTCACAGATGGGGAGGAGTATGTGCCCAGGGCTGCTGGGTAGCTGATGGGGTTTCTCCCAGGCTGGCCTGGTCACTTCTCACTCCCCTCTGCACCCCCCGGGGTTCACAGCCAGGTGCCCTGCTGGGCACTCCCCACTCACCAGCCTCGAACTACCCTTATGGAGGCTACGGGGGCCCAGCCTGAGGCATCAACAATGTCTCCCCAGACCTCCCTGCCACTGCCTTGGCAGCCAGACTCCGAGAAGAAGATCACCTGAGAAGGCACAGAGGGGTCCTCAGGCTCTCACCCCAGgcccctgcctcctgctgcccCCACCCGCTTGCCCCCACAACCCTACCTTTCCAGGCCTGGTGTTTGGCTTGCCCTGGGTCTTTAAGGCTGGGCTCTGAAACGGAGGCAGGTGATAAAGTAAGTCCTGTGGTGTCACCTCTTTCCTGCCTCCCCACAACCTGCCATTCCAAAGATCCCACATCCTCCCTATTGACCTCCACCCCCAAGGAGCTGGTGCATAGAGGATGCTCACACTTGTTCCCAACCCCTAGAGGACTCATCACCCTGTCCCAGGAGCTGGGTGCTCATCACCTGCCTTCCTCAGCTCCCAGGATCTTGGAGCCCCCATGCCCTTTGGAATCCACAGTACAAACCTCCCACAGTAGGGATAGGGagattgaggcccagagagatgtgGCTTGCACAGGTCAACTGAACCAGACTTCAGACAGAAGGCTCTGCCCCCAGACTCTGACTCCCAGCACCACTCTCTTCACACCACCCAAGGCCTCACTTACCCACTCCTCTAGGGGCAGGGCACAGGCAAGCTTCTCTGTCAGGGATGGTCTTTCACTGCAAAGCAGGGGCAACTGTCCTGGCACCTTCCTGAGCCCCGGTGCCCCATGGGGCAGCAGGGCAGATAGTTTTGTGCCCAGCGGTTCCGGGGTGGAGGCCtccttggtggcaggcaccagacTGCCGAAAAGAAGGCTGCCTCCAAGACGGGAAGTGGGTCTGGTGCCTCCCTGCAATTCCAACCCCAGCTCTAAGTGGGGGCCCTTGGTTCCTGCTACATGCTTCTTCATCATCTCTAGAGGAGAGCAGGAGACCTGGGTGGGCCTGGCAGGGTGGAGGTCCCAGGAGGGGTTGGGCCCAGCTTTCTCCTGCCTGCGCTGAAGCTTCTCGTCATCACTTAGATAGGGGTTCTctggttcctcctcctcctcctcctctttcttttccagtGAAGGCACCTCCTGGGGGCCGGGGCCCAGCACCCATGGCCCTGGCTGGTCCTCCTCAATGGCAGGCAGTGTGGCATACATGGACAAGTAGGAGGAGCGAGGGGCTCGTGGCAGCCGGTGAGTGCGGAGGATCTCAGGGGGCTCCATGCTCCGCAGGGTATCCAGAAATATCTCCAGGTCAGTGGCCAGGGccacctcatcctcctccctcaaTGTCTCTGGGCACGTCTTGCCCTCGGTGGAGTCAGAGACAAGCTGGGACTCCGTGCTGGCCTCTGCTCCTGTTGGCACTGGGGCAGGGGTGCCTCCTGGGCTGGGGGACACTCTGTCCACTGAGGAAGATGGGGCAGGGAGAACAGCAGGGTCCTGCACAACCTCTTTCTGGGTGAGAGATGAGATGGGGCTCCCTTCAGAGTCCTGGACCCCCTTGTCCTGTTTGGGGAGTGAGGTGGCAGGAGCAGCTGGGTCTTGAACAGTCTCTTCCTTAGTGAGGGGTGGAGCAAGGCTGCCTGCAATACCCTGGACAGCCTCTTTTTGGATGCTAGGGCTGCCTTCTGGGCCCTGGACAACCTCAGTTGACTTGGGGGATGAGGCAGCAGGAGCACCGGACCCCTGCACCACTTCTTTCTGGGCAGGAGATGAGGCAGCAGGAGCACCAGGGCCCTTCACGACCTCTTTCCGGGTGGGGGACGAGGCATCAGGAGCACTGGACTCCTGCACCACCTCCTTCTGGGTGGGGGATGAGGCATCAGGAGCACCGGGGCCCTTCACGACCTCTTTCCGGGTGGGGGACGCAGCCGCAGGAGCACCGGGGCCCCACACCACCTCCTTCTGGGTAAAGGTGAGGACAGGGACATTTTCAGAGTTCTGAACAAACTTATTGCTTGGGGACGATGGAGCAGAAAGACCTCCTGGGCTGGGGACATCCTTCCTTCTTATAGAGGATGGAGCAGGAGGTTGTTCAGGGACTGTCACACGCTCCCTCCTCACCATGGGCAGCACGGTGGCAGCAGGGGGGTCCACAAGCCCTTCCCTTTTTATAGGGGGCAGAACAAGGGGAGTGAGCTGGGTCCTGGCATGAGTGGGCACCACAGGCTGCTTTGCAGGGTGGGCTAGGCTTGGAGAGGGGACATGGGTCTGGAGTCTGGGAGAGGAGGGGACTGATGCTTGACCCTGAGAAGTCTGGAGAGGGAGCTCAGTGGAACTGGGGGCTCCCAGCACCTGCCAGAGCTCACAGGCCCTGGCATCCGGGGCTCTGCCCTGGTCTCGATCTGCACAGGCTGCAGGGACATCCTGATTCTTAGGCAGGTGAGCACTGGCTGGGATGCCTGTAGAGACCAGGGCAGAGCTGTCTTTAAGCTCTGCTGTCCCGGTCTCAGGCAGCTGCCTCAAGGCTGCCCCCACTGTGCTGCCCAGACCTGTGCTTCTCGGCACTCCAGCTGTGGGCCTGGGCAGGTGGCTGGCAGGGGGGCTGTGCCTAGCAGGTACAAGGTTACTTAGCACTTTCACAGCCTGGCTGCGGCTGGGCGAGCCTGGTGGGGAGCCCACCACCACTGGCTGCACCATGCGGGCGACCTGACGGCCCCGTGGCAGGGCCTCGCCTGAGGACATTGGCCTCACAGTCACAGAGCTGCTCACCCGCTGGTCCACATGACCTCTCACCACCGTGGTGGTCCGCACAGTGCGTGTCACTCGGTGTTCCTCGAGGCTCCGGGAGCTCCCACTGGTGAGACCTACACCTGGGTGGGGACTTGGCTCTCGGGGCCCAGGCAGGGGAACCAAAAGCTCAGTCCTGGCCATAGCTCCCACACGTGGGGGCTCAGTCCTGGGATCTTGGCGGCTGCCATCACTCTGGTCCACAGCCTCCTTCAGCCTCTGCTGAGGCCTTTTCTCCTTGGGAGGTGGTGTGTACTTCTTGGAAAAGATGGGTCCATGGCTCTGGAAGTTCTTGGAGCCAGCCGTATCACAAGGGCCCTGGCAATTCATGGTCTCTTCTTCCTGTGTTGCAAAGCCATTGACTTCCTCTCGACGGCTGAACTCAAACATCTCCTTCTGGGGGGCTTCCATCTGGGCCCCTGACACCAGGGACACCTTGTGAAAACCATGTTTGATCTCTTCCTGGGCAGGGGGCCGCTGCCGCCATGTCAGTGTGGCACTTACCACTCGGGCCTTGGCCCGGGCCATGGGCCCACCTGCCTCCTCCATGTGGGACCCTGGCAACCTGTCTGGAGGCGTCCTTGTCCCACTGTGGTCCAGCTCcctgcagaggaggaagagagatgagGGTCAGAGGGTGGTGAgagtggcttcccaaagtgcagaatAACCACCCCTAGCCCAGTCAGGCCAGGAACCTCAGGCAAATCGCTTGGCCTTTCAGGTCATTGCTGTCATCTGTGAAATCGGCATGGTAGTCTCAACTCTGATTTGGTTGATCAGAGCTCCTCATCCATCCCTCTCCCTGACTTTCAGGTGATCTCCTAGGTCAGGGTCCCTCAAAGGTGAAGCTGAGGACTGAGCCcagatggagagaaaagaaagaaggcagaaggGAAGATGCAGCTGACCTACAGGTCTATGGGGGCGCTGGGACTCTGCCCACAGAGCCCTAGGTCTAGTCCCCCAAGAGCTGAAAACT
Protein-coding regions in this window:
- the CRYBG2 gene encoding beta/gamma crystallin domain-containing protein 2 isoform X2; amino-acid sequence: MSVSVFAQAQAQSCSEWDIHVGGHGDLWIWKQQGISGGPAQCLGRLQRPAVGSAFDLASCASVEPESLALEVASGEPASARHPTYPEPAPEHGEQGPSGCTCQQSPPIAPEVPLRPEPPSNLEDAPLLPHPASFLGAEGTKGEPATPGTALPEPAQTLHTRPSSRRTRYYITVTLLGHRQAPGEEGKEPAQPAPHPCGPEESEGWWEPPHGPRPITGCQPAPLQEPQLRAQSHQGSTAQQQELQAGGTPGSPHRLELDHSGTRTPPDRLPGSHMEEAGGPMARAKARVVSATLTWRQRPPAQEEIKHGFHKVSLVSGAQMEAPQKEMFEFSRREEVNGFATQEEETMNCQGPCDTAGSKNFQSHGPIFSKKYTPPPKEKRPQQRLKEAVDQSDGSRQDPRTEPPRVGAMARTELLVPLPGPREPSPHPGVGLTSGSSRSLEEHRVTRTVRTTTVVRGHVDQRVSSSVTVRPMSSGEALPRGRQVARMVQPVVVGSPPGSPSRSQAVKVLSNLVPARHSPPASHLPRPTAGVPRSTGLGSTVGAALRQLPETGTAELKDSSALVSTGIPASAHLPKNQDVPAACADRDQGRAPDARACELWQVLGAPSSTELPLQTSQGQASVPSSPRLQTHVPSPSLAHPAKQPVVPTHARTQLTPLVLPPIKREGLVDPPAATVLPMVRRERVTVPEQPPAPSSIRRKDVPSPGGLSAPSSPSNKFVQNSENVPVLTFTQKEVVWGPGAPAAASPTRKEVVKGPGAPDASSPTQKEVVQESSAPDASSPTRKEVVKGPGAPAASSPAQKEVVQGSGAPAASSPKSTEVVQGPEGSPSIQKEAVQGIAGSLAPPLTKEETVQDPAAPATSLPKQDKGVQDSEGSPISSLTQKEVVQDPAVLPAPSSSVDRVSPSPGGTPAPVPTGAEASTESQLVSDSTEGKTCPETLREEDEVALATDLEIFLDTLRSMEPPEILRTHRLPRAPRSSYLSMYATLPAIEEDQPGPWVLGPGPQEVPSLEKKEEEEEEEPENPYLSDDEKLQRRQEKAGPNPSWDLHPARPTQVSCSPLEMMKKHVAGTKGPHLELGLELQGGTRPTSRLGGSLLFGSLVPATKEASTPEPLGTKLSALLPHGAPGLRKVPGQLPLLCSERPSLTEKLACALPLEEWSPALKTQGKPNTRPGKVIFFSESGCQGSGREVWGDIVDASGWAPVASIRVVRGCWVLYEEPEFRGQKLVLPEGDMELRTPETKWSPQGIGSLRRVVWDYRTPEISLFSEEGLKGAQVKLREALKNSQGLEKPLQVASATVSAGLWLLYPKPLFEDTPYILEPGEYPTSEAWGTSDPSVGSLKPMRLGCPNVEKPGEPRAVVYEAPGFQGRSWEVSQDIYNLQQPEDSQSPHLASVGSLRVLGGCWVGYEKEGFRGHQYLLEEGEYPDWSHWGGYDELLTSLRVIRTDFGDPAVVLFEAMDFEGHGVEVSKALPDVELVQHGPSTQAIHVLSGVWVAYQEVGFSGEQYVLEKGVYRNCEDWGAGNSALASLQPVLQVGEHDLHFVSKIQLFSRPDFLGDHFSFEDDQAALPASFRPQSCRVHGGSWILFDEKNFKGDQHILSEGEFPTLTAMGCLASTVLGSLQKVSLHFSEPSIFLYGLQCFEGKEIELSREVRSLQAEGFNNHVLSVRIKGGVWVLCEHSDFRGRQWLVGSCEITNWLTYSGTQRVGSLYPIKQRRVYFRLWNAALGGFLAVPDHVEDMKAGRVVVSDPRAGGSCIWYYEDGLLKNQPAFGDFHPQGN